In Lineus longissimus chromosome 9, tnLinLong1.2, whole genome shotgun sequence, one genomic interval encodes:
- the LOC135493172 gene encoding mastermind-like protein 2, producing MGDFLSPKRKDVVERLRRRIDLYRRHNNGRLQAFEPSINGLYEQTRQDTLLLHQRWLDNKAKKASKHKSKGDSSGQGDQRSSSQNRGKRKPESNVEGPAPADPNLGHDPSSPQIKKQCTDHSDGSNNLQSLSVQIVQQINPKHEQSQTIETNVTVKSTINGTNTSTRAESSISTNIECKREPLDDLHCNASSVSSHTSDSTLTNILDPGVLDVEELQAILDTLEKEEGEIPPEIVREIEKFTENIPKDAEDLDIKDTSLFGNPNQTGKDSPKMQTGPYMEQSHQTVPRSSVNSMYDSPVASSVSPNMTGMNAQLPSYRPMSHQMAPGPPPSVLESTGPAAETLKQMAAQHQQQQQGNGYPMQKSSPYADPFSRNGSYPGYPNTYTNQENYYNHIPPRTPNEIDAFRQAGPMGQIPPGGIGKQGSLSYDTTKPLSHYPEPMAQSSSMPSSLQQLQNQVQSHFGRGGGQPGMMHAPPHMQMSQSQQMQLSAQGAQNVQRLQMSQSQHMHINGQAQQISVAQQQSFSMSQGMPRQPGQQQFMSEQMKMQLMREKMQRSHSQDVQRTHPQDLQRSRSQDHGMIGQQHQYMNQPPPDYKMSVANQNYAGMGHGSNPLQTMQNMVNQTSQPIPDMYSTVKTEMGQMGMGQMHSGHMPTNSMVPPHGTSGPHPASLQRTQMYQMKQMAAENSVQTSGQTRPGKSSTPVFTSAIMRGQRPPNVNVGPDGLNIGQPRAQTPDWQKMHQMQQSQRLQMSQVPNTPAPPYNSYHGTSTSSAHMQQQVMHQSMMSNSRNVPQNQADVMLQMRQQQQMRVQQQQQQSNQSQSFSPAVTMSSASHSSSVYATTNSTSAPASDFPLDFLDNAQNSGTDFFDAAPSDFNLIDELLGGK from the exons ATGGGGGATTTTTTGTCCCCCAAAAGAAAGGACGTGGTAGAACGTTTAAGACGCCGGATTGACCTATACAGACGACATAATAATGGCCGCTTGCAAGCGTTTGAGCCGAGTATAAATGGACTGTACGAGCAGACGAGACAGGACACCTTGTTACTACACCAACGCTGGTTAGACAACAAGGCAAAGAAAGCTAGTAAGCACAAGTCCAAGGGGGACTCGAGCGGCCAGGGCGACCAGCGCTCCAGCTCTCAAAAC AGAGGTAAACGAAAACCAGAGAGCAATGTGGAAGGACCCGCTCCCGCCGATCCCAATTTAGGCCACGATCCTTCATCTCCTCAAATCAAGAAACAGTGCACTGACCATTCTGATGGCAGCAACAATCTACAGAGTCTATCTGTGCAAATAGTGCAGCAGATAAACCCAAAACACGAGCAATCACAAACAATTGAAACAAACGTCACTGTCAAATCTACGATTAATGGTACGAACACATCGACACGTGCAGAATCTTCGATTAGTACCAATATTGAATGTAAACGGGAACCTTTGGACGATCTTCATTGCAATGCATCATCAGTGTCCAGTCATACGAGTGATTCGACACTAACTAATATCTTGgaccctggtgttttggacgtAGAGGAGCTTCAGGCAATCCTGGATACCTTAGAGAAAGAAGAGGGAGAAATCCCTCCAGAGATCGTGCGCGAGATTGAAAAGTTTACCGAGAATATTCCAAAGGACGCTGAAGACTTGGACATTAAAGACACAAGTCTCTTCGGCAATCCTAATCAAACTGGCAAGGACTCGCCTAAAATGCAAACTGGCCCGTATATGGAACAAAGCCATCAAACTGTTCCGCGCTCGAGTGTAAATTCCATGTATGATTCTCCAGTGGCTTCTAGTGTTTCACCAAATATGACGGGCATGAACGCGCAGTTACCAAGTTATAGGCCAATGTCTCATCAGATGGCGCCTGGCCCACCTCCGTCTGTCTTGGAATCAACAGGGCCTGCTGCTGAGACTCttaaacagatggcagcacagcatcagcagcaacaacaagGGAATGGCTACCCCATGCAAAAATCATCTCCGTACGCTGACCCATTCAGCCGAAACGGGAGCTATCCTGGCTATCCGAATACGTACACTAATCAGGAAAATTATTATAACCACATACCTCCACGAACACCAAATGAGATTGACGCATTCCGGCAGGCTGGTCCCATGGGGCAGATCCCGCCAGGAGGGATTGGCAAGCAGGGGTCATTGTCTTACGATACCACCAAGCCGCTTTCTCATTACCCTGAACCCATGGCACAGTCATCATCCATGCCGTCTTCATTGCAGCAGTTGCAAAATCAAGTTCAGTCACATTTCGGGCGTGGGGGTGGTCAGCCGGGTATGATGCATGCACCGCCACACATGCAGATGTCTCAATCACAACAAATGCAGCTGTCGGCGCAAGGTGCGCAGAATGTTCAACGGTTACAAATGTCACAGAGCCAGCATATGCATATCAACGGACAGGCGCAACAGATCTCTGTCGCACAGCAACAGTCATTTAGTATGTCCCAAGGAATGCCACGGCAGCCTGGCCAACAACAGTTCATGTCGGAACAGATGAAAATGCAGCTTATGCGCGAAAAAATGCAACGTTCACATTCACAGGACGTGCAACGGACTCACCCGCAGGATCTGCAGAGATCTCGGTCACAAGATCATGGTATGATTGGTCAACAGCACCAATATATGAACCAGCCACCGCCGGACTATAAAATGTCGGTGGCCAATCAGAATTATGCTGGCATGGGTCATGGTTCAAACCCATTGCAAACAATGCAAAATATGGTGAATCAAACGTCGCAACCGATTCCAGATATGTATTCAACTGTGAAAACTGAAATGGGTCAGATGGGAATGGGTCAAATGCATAGTGGGCATATGCCTACCAATTCAATGGTACCACCTCATGGTACCAGCGGACCTCATCCGGCCAGTTTACAACGGACGCAAATGTACCAAATGAAACAAATGGCCGCTGAAAATTCAGTGCAAACTTCAGGACAAACGCGGCCTGGTAAATCAAGCACACCTGTATTTACAAGTGCAATAATGAGGGGCCAGCGACCCCCAAATGTGAACGTTGGGCCGGATGGGTTGAACATTGGGCAACCAAGAGCGCAGACACCTGATTGGCAGAAGATGCATCAGATGCAGCAGAGTCAGCGGTTACAGATGTCACAGGTGCCGAACACGCCAGCGCCACCTTATAACAGTTATCATGGCACATCGACATCGAGTGCACATATGCAGCAACAGGTGATGCATCAGTCAATGATGTCAAATAGTCGGAACGTACCTCAGAATCAGGCGGATGTCATGCTCCAGAtgcgacaacaacaacagatgCGCGTccagcaacagcaacaacaatcaAACCAATCGCAGTCATTTTCCCCGGCAGTTACCATGTCGTCTGCCTCCCATTCCAGTTCTGTTTACGCCACAACAAACTCAACGTCGGCACCTGCCAGTGACTTTCCATTAGACTTTCTAGATAATGCTCAAAATTCAGGCACAGACTTTTTCGATGCTGCACCGTCAGATTTCAATCTTATTGACGAGTTATTAGGGGGGAAATAA